A single genomic interval of Pyrus communis chromosome 7, drPyrComm1.1, whole genome shotgun sequence harbors:
- the LOC137739280 gene encoding uncharacterized protein encodes MVWNVRGAGGKFFSVTAKDLVRLNKVNIFAILEPRISGERAIEVIKGLGFSNYYVVDANGFSGGVWLLWNNEVVKLTVVACSSQTITAVVMDGQIQWMLTVVYASPCPRVRSHLWPYLDGVSAASNMPWLIAGDFNELIHSSEKKGGRPVNKNSGLGNWSSRNSLVDLGFIGAKFTWSKKNEHGEIVWERLDRGLCNIAWRHLFSEAYVRHLAKVKFDHCPLLIGLHSKHIPNPDLKAFRFQAMWMLHPEFESFVNDTWSSAQGDASCKTIFLSSELQSWNHNVFGCIFQKKRRLLARICGIQKALCISHVPYLFDLEKQLTTEYSTILE; translated from the coding sequence ATGGTCTGGAATGTAAGAGGTGCTGGAGGGAAATTTTTCTCCGTTACTGCTAAAGATCTCGTCAGATTGAACAAAGTGAACATTTTTGCTATCTTGGAACCCAGGATCAGTGGTGAGAGGGCAATTGAAGTCATAAAaggtttgggtttttcaaattattatgTTGTTGATGCCAATGGTTTCTCTGGTGGTGTTTGGCTTTTATGGAATAATGAGGTTGTGAAACTGACTGTTGTGGCTTGCTCCTCCCAAACAATCACTGCTGTTGTAATGGATGGCCAGATTCAGTGGATGCTAACGGTGGTGTATGCTTCTCCTTGCCCCCGGGTGAGGAGCCACTTATGGCCTTATCTTGATGGTGTTTCTGCAGCTTCTAACATGCCTTGGCTTATTGCAGGTGATTTCAATGAATTGATTCATAGTTCAGAGAAAAAGGGGGGTAGGCCTGTTAATAAAAATAGTGGTCTTGGTAATTGGAGCTCTAGGAATAGCTTGGTGGACCTTGGGTTCATTGGTGCTAAATTTACTTGGAGCAAGAAAAATGAGCATGGTGAAATCGTCTGGGAAAGACTTGATAGAGGCCTTTGCAACATAGCTTGGAGACACCTCTTCTCTGAGGCTTATGTTAGGCATCTTGCCAAAGTGAAGTTTGATCATTGCCCATTACTTATTGGCCTTCATTCCAAACATATTCCTAACCCTGATTTGAAAGCTTTCAGATTCCAAGCTATGTGGATGCTTCACCCGGAGTTTGAATCTTTTGTTAATGATACTTGGAGTAGTGCTCAAGGTGATGCTAGTTGCAAAactatctttctctcttctgAGCTGCAAAGTTGGAACCACAATGTCTTTGGATGtatatttcaaaagaaaagaaggcttTTAGCTCGTATATGCGGAATCCAAAAGGCTCTTTGCATTAGTCATGTGCCGTATCTGTTTGACTTAGAAAAACAGCTCACCACTGAGTATAGTACTATCCTTGAGTAA
- the LOC137739282 gene encoding uncharacterized protein, translating into MDPATKSPLEPLPKMDFKAKLMGLVDANPRIEGIPGEETDHFKIGDGDFETYEETRGPCIKFTDSVKSRLLRPWRNAIIIKIMESDMNNILCGGPWIIAGQYLVMQKWRAGFDPHSESINRMAVWVRIVGLHVEWYNPEAMKRIGDLIGTTLRVDAHTASQVRGKYARVCVELDLTKSLIANVKVENCWYVVEYEGLHLVCFNCGCYGHRREQCPSLIRKQLTTPVPDAETTQPMDEGPVQD; encoded by the exons ATGGATCCTGCGACCAAATCTCCTCTGGAACCACTTCCAAAAATGGACTTTAAGGCCAAATTGATGGGTCTTGTAGATGCTAACCCACGGATTGAAGGGATTCCAGGTGAGGAGACTGATCATTTCAAAATTGGAGATGGGGATTTTGAAACCTATGAGGAAACACGTGGACCCTGCATAAAGTTCACTGATTCAGTCAAATCTCGACTTCTTCGTCCATGGAGAAATGCCATTATTATCAAGATCATGG AAAGTGATATGAATAATATTTTGTGCGGAGGACCTTGGATTATTGCAGGACAATATTTGGTTATGCAAAAATGGAGAGCTGGGTTTGACCCTCATAGTGAGTCGATCAACCGTATGGCTGTCTGGGTGAGAATTGTTGGGCTTCACGTTGAGTGGTACAACCCAGAAGCCATGAAAAGAATTGGGGACCTCATTGGCACAACTCTTCGTGTTGATGCGCACACTGCCTCCCAAGTTAGAGGCAAATATGCCAGAGTCTGTGTTGAATTGGACTTAACAAAGTCCCTAATTGCTAATGTCAAAGTTGAGAACTGTTGGTATGTTGTGGAGTATGAGGGTCTGCACCTTGTTTGCTTCAACTGTGGTTGCTATGGTCATCGTCGTGAACAGTgcccttctttgattaggaaacAACTTACCACTCCTGTTCCAGATGCAGAGACCACCCAACCTATGGATGAGGGGCCAGTCCAAGACTAA
- the LOC137739659 gene encoding peroxidase 63-like, which produces MAAFIIVLLTSLLSLTTLPTAESRLYTNYYQKSCPRFAQIVQDTVTSKQIMNPTTAAATLRLFFHDCLANGCDASILLSSTPFNKAERDADINLSLPGDAFDVVVRAKTALELACPNTVSCADILAVATRNLVTMMGGPFYNVPLGRRDGRFSKASAVEGNLPRPAMSISQLIQVFGSRGFSVQEMVALSGAHTIGFSHCSEFSSAIYNYSKSAQSDPSYNPRFASGLQRACADFKTNPTLSVFNDVMTPNKFDNVYFQNLPKGLGVLKSDHALFDDARTRPFVELYANDQNRFFGDFAKAMEKLGVLGIQTGRRGEIRHRCDKSNY; this is translated from the coding sequence ATGGCGGCATTCATCATTGTCCTCCTCACATCTCTACTATCTCTCACCACTCTCCCCACCGCCGAATCCCGACTCTACACCAACTACTACCAAAAATCGTGCCCGAGATTCGCCCAAATTGTCCAAGACACCGTCACCAGTAAGCAGATCATGAATCCCACCACTGCCGCCGCCACTCTCCGCCTCTTCTTCCACGACTGCCTCGCCAACGGCTGCGACGCCTCCATCCTCCTCTCCTCCACCCCCTTCAACAAGGCCGAGCGCGACGCCGACATCAACCTCTCCCTCCCCGGCGACGCCTTCGACGTCGTCGTCCGCGCCAAGACCGCTCTCGAGCTCGCCTGCCCCAACACCGTCTCCTGCGCCGACATCCTCGCCGTCGCCACCCGCAATCTCGTCACCATGATGGGGGGGCCTTTCTACAACGTCCCCCTCGGCCGCCGCGATGGCCGCTTCTCCAAAGCCTCCGCCGTCGAAGGCAACCTCCCCCGCCCCGCCATGTCCATCTCCCAGCTCATCCAGGTTTTCGGGTCCAGGGGCTTCTCCGTCCAGGAAATGGTCGCCCTCAGCGGGGCCCACACCATCGGGTTCTCCCACTGCAGCGAGTTCAGCTCCGCGATCTACAACTACAGCAAGTCAGCGCAGTCCGACCCGAGTTACAACCCGAGATTCGCGTCCGGGTTGCAGCGGGCATGCGCGGATTTCAAGACAAACCCAACTCTATCCGTATTTAACGACGTTATGACGCCGAACAAATTCGACAATGTCTACTTCCAGAACTTACCAAAGGGGTTGGGGGTTTTGAAATCGGACCACGCGCTGTTTGACGACGCGAGGACGCGGCCGTTTGTGGAGCTGTACGCAAACGACCAGAACCGCTTCTTCGGGGATTTTGCCAAGGCGATGGAGAAGCTCGGCGTGTTAGGGATTCAGACCGGAAGGCGGGGAGAGATTAGGCACAGATGCGACAAgtctaattattaa